From a region of the Mobula hypostoma chromosome 6, sMobHyp1.1, whole genome shotgun sequence genome:
- the mlnr gene encoding motilin receptor: MANASNSTFGCDYESCPLFPVSTLIPVTVVCIVLFIVGVTGNALTVLIIQRYKDMKTTTNLYLSSMAVSDLLIFLCLPFDVYRMWRYKPWLFGDFLCRFYQYINEGCTYATILHISALSIERYLAICLPLKAKVLVTKRRVRSVIALLWTVALVSAGPFFFLLGVEQDMCKHTEYAVNSGVLDIMIWVSTVYFFFPMFCLTFLYGFIGRKLWKNKNNIKGPNAANREKYHKQTVKLLAIVVLAFVVCWLPFHIGRNLFSSLSRSKGLDLFVFSQYFNVVCLLLFYLSASINPILYNLISKKYRKAARELLFSRRVRSWSMSSKRDTAADTLGGTEGNTSL, from the exons ATGGCGAATGCTTCCAACAGCACTTTCGGCTGCGACTATGAGTCCTGCCCCCTCTTTCCTGTCTCCACCTTGATCCCGGTGACAGTGGTCTGCATCGTATTGTTCATCGTTGGAGTCACCGGCAATGCGCTGACGGTCCTGATCATCCAAAGGTACAAGGACATGAAGACCACCACCAACCTCTACTTGTCCAGCATGGCGGTGTCGGACCTGCTAATCTTCCTCTGTCTGCCTTTCGACGTGTACCGCATGTGGAGGTACAAGCCCTGGCTCTTCGGCGATTTCTTGTGCAGGTTTTATCAGTACATCAACGAAGGCTGCACCTACGCCACCATTCTACATATCTCAGCCCTGAGCATCGAGAGGTACCTGGCTATCTGCCTGCCCCTCAAAGCCAAGGTGTTGGTCACCAAGCGGAGAGTGAGGTCAGTCATCGCCCTGCTCTGGACCGTCGCCCTGGTGTCGGCTGGACCTTTCTTCTTTTTGCTCGGCGTGGAACAAGATATGTGCAAGCACACCGAATACGCTGTCAACTCGGGGGTCCTCGATATCATGATCTGGGTCTCAACAGTCTACTTCTTCTTCCCCATGTTTTGCCTCACTTTCCTGTACGGGTTCATAGGAAGGAAActgtggaaaaacaaaaacaatatcAAGGGTCCGAATGCTGCAAACAGGGAAAAGTATCACAAGCAAACAGTCAAACTCTTGG ctATAGTTGTCTTGGCTTTTGTGGTCTGCTGGCTACCTTTCCACATTGGTCGAAATCTTTTCTCCAGCCTCTCGAGGAGTAAGGGCCTTGACCTGTTCGTTTTCAGTCAGTATTTCAACGTCGTCTGCTTGCTGCTGTTCTACCTCAGCGCCtctatcaaccccattctctacAACCTAATCTCCAAAAAATACAGAAAGGCGGCGCGCGAATTGCTGTTTTCCCGCCGGGTCCGCTCGTGGTCAATGTCCAGCAAAAGGGACACCGCGGCTGACACGCTGGGTGGCACCGAGGGAAACACTAGCCTGTGA